The Halichondria panicea chromosome 10, odHalPani1.1, whole genome shotgun sequence region GACTTTATTTAGGATTAGTACGTACTGAAAGTTTCATGCTGTACAGACGTGTACTTGAAATAattgatgtatacatgtgtgaatgCATTCATATActatatagcgcgaaatttttgaggcacttatatttcgtgaaatggcctctaaacgcatttcgttgcacaatgttcgcggaatatctgcttaccggaagccacgcctttaaatctttgcacgttatagcagataattctaattaaagaacaattttcgtggacttagtACGTACTGAAAGTTTCATGCTGTACAGACGTGTACTTGCAATAattgatgtatacatgtgtgaatgCATTCGTGTATTTGAACATGTTCATTTCTCTACATGTCCGTGTCCTACTGCTTGTTAATGTGACTACTGCTAATGATTACTGGAACAACAGAGTGTAAGTTACAGTATGCAGACATGTATGAATGCACTCACTGCTCCTACCAtcatccccctctctctgtttCCATGTGTGTCTTACGCTGGTGTCTCATTGGACTAAACAGAAGGTGAGCGGGACACTGCACTGACTTGtgactgtacttgtgtcagtaatgtttgagttgcatgagtacatgtgtattggcATTCATAGTGTACAGGTTTGTGATTATATTCTTTTCTCTCTCCCTACATTTCCATGGTTACTGAATATCTGGAACAATAGAAAGTGAGTCAAACAATGTTGGCAAACATACCGTACACCTCATGTGCATTCAGTTTGTAATAGTCTTATATCCTTACCTGACCCTCGTAGCTACACCTATAGACAACTCATAATGTgtgaccacaaacacacagtctaACTCACTCTTGTCTTTGTTCACCTTGTCCAGTATAAGGCTGGGCATGAGAGTGAACTGAAGCGTCATGAGACGGTGAGTGTTGACAGTTGCACTTACTACTCTCGTGGTAAGAGTGGTACACGCAGTCTAGCAGAAcgacaatgtgtgtacatgtactgtccattGTATGATGAATGGTTGCTTTTTGTCTACCTTTGTGTATGTTTTATAAGCCCACTTTTACTGTTTGACTGTGTgaggttataccgtatagcgggtaaatataatattatgatatACTCGTCAAGGTTGGTGGTTGCTGATTTTTATATTTTGAtaatttgtacatttgtatcagCTGTATGTTCTATTTGGTGGAATGTTCATTCAGTCGTATATATATTCTTTACTCCCCCAGAGAAGAGCTGCCCTCCAACAGAGACTGTCTGGTGACATCACTGACCAGGACCGGAGACAACTGCAGGGAGAGCTGAAGGAGATGGAGGGGGAGATCAAGAAGTGTGTCTCAAAGATAcaagtgtgtgaggggaggatACAATACTATGAGAATGAGATTGCTAAGACACGACTAAGACCAGAGGAGAGGCAGAGAAAGGAAGGTGAGGGGAGCAAGGAACTttatagtacagtgagtgttgatgctcatagttgcaatcactcgtacctgtagcaacttacatgtagtgtgttatTAGTAGACTGTACATACAGCTGGTCCATTTAATGAAAGCTTTTACTATGTTCGTAATCCCGCTCTTTTTGTTGGTTTTATAAACTTTATGTTGCTAGGAAACTGACTTTTGTACACGTCTGAgctaccgtatatgcttgatcagaggtcgctctcaaatagtagcctcagtgaactttgactctagcatttctgcacgtggcagccaggCTAGTATTAATGatttagctacatgtacctagctaCTAGCCTAGTAGCTAGGtacaggtagcagcttgttagtgcttcaccgtggcaaagactttctcatggcagagttcaggtttatgcaggtgaaaagaacttttgaggacaaactaaaggttgttgaattagctggagctaataaacgccgcttttgaattgtagcctcctcttccagaaaatgaaacatttagtagccgcggcctctgatcaagcatatacggtatattccTTGCTATTCCACACATCTgtcacagtgtacatgtattataattatggacactgtTTATCAGACGTTGATTAATACGTACATCAATatgtgcacatacatgtacagtcattgTGATTGAGTGATTGGGTTGGTAACGTTGTACTGTGTACttagtgacatcatcatgttaATTCATTCATAGCACATTCCTGTAATGATCAGCCACATTCCCTGTCATTGGTGGGTCACTCACTTAGCAAGCTTTATGTACGTACAGCTGCTGTATCCATTGTTTGTAGCAGATCGATGCCGGTCCTTCCATTAATTAACCTTTTGTGTAACTTGAGTTACACTacacagtggcggatctagggggagatcccagggtgccacggatcccccctttcagtATAGCTATTGTGACTttactacagctaccagcgagctatttatcagttttgtagctattgtaatttgattcaatcattgtacctgttgttctgatgcatcaactgccaaaggagtgttcaggttagctaggctagctagttgactgttcgtggcagctagctagctctacacaAGGGACTTCTCCTGGCTGAGTATtggattttccctagtcacATGAGACCGGAAGTGGGCATAACCCCAACAATTTTGCACTGTGCGCTCGtagtttggaaccccccttttaTGTAAGAGCTACCTAGTTGCCTTCCACACTCAAATGTACTCTATTGCGTGTACATGCAGAATgatttgtgtatgtgtgtattctgagtctgctcacctgaatgccatagcgctgctcTTACAGcgtggatagcctccacaaaTAATGGcataaaagcaagcaaaagctaagacaCTTACTATACACATTggctatagagctagctagatgtaGTAGTCGGCTTTAATTCGAGGCACTTCATTACACATGCGCACTATGACAGCCAACTGGAGCCCTACCTGAGAAGACACTACATGGCTGTACATATTATTATGTCTCGGGTGCACATTGTCAGCTTAAAATTAATGGAATAGCTGCAACTGTTTTCGTAAAAACAGCCGCTTTGCTGAAAACACAAGCAGCACCGGTGTGTGTTCGTTCAATTGGTGTTCGTTCAATTGAAGGCCCTTTACCAGTAAAGTCGTGACGTATGATTATAATGTTGGTAAAGGAAGATTTGTGCATACATTTCTCATGTTTTCTACTCATCACCATTCTTTTATTACATCAATCAAATGTTTACATGTCTTTTGTAGCTAGGCAACCAACTACATATGTGTTATGTTTGAgttagtgtatgcatgtgtaattatagtgacatATTGTTTAGAATCGAAGCGATTGTTTGATGAGGCGATGAAGCACGGACACGTCTTGGTCAACATTGTCAACATGCTCGTGTTTGGACCGGCGGGAACAGGGAAGACCAACCTCAAGCACCTGCTAACTGACAAGCCCCCTCCACTACAGCGACACAGCACTCCTTGTATGGAAAAGCCAGTACGCATTCGATCCGTGTCCAACACGAAATTCAAAACAACTGGAAGAGGCTGGGAAGAGATGTCTCAGCCAAAGCTGCGCAAGCTACTTGCTCAAATTATCGCCAAGTTACCAAAAGAAAGCACTGATCCATCCACCGTATCAAGGGTTGCCAAGAGCTTGAAGAAGATGACCACAACCAAGCTATTTTCTGACCACTTTTCTGATTCCATTTCGAGCCCATCGAGGAACGATTCCGATGAACTTTCTGGCTCTACAAGAAAGTTGAAGAAAGCCGTTGATAAAGTGATAGCGAGtgtagtgagtggtgtggCAGAAGAGCTGAAGCCAGCCACACAGGGAACTGACCAACTGTCGAGCAGTGACCAGCAAGAAGGAGAACTGTTTGATTCCAACTGGGTGTACGTTACCGACTGTGGCGGCCAGCCGCAATTCCACGACATCAGCCCTCTCTTCATCAAGCACATTTCGGTGGCGTTGATAGTCCTGCGTTTGATTGACGAACTCTCCAGTTTCCCTTCTGACGAGTACTACAAGGATGGGCAGCTTGTTGGTAGTCCTCATGCATCTCACATGACCCTCGGGGAGACACTTCAGAGTCTCATTCGATCCATTGAGTCCCATACCTCACAAGACAAGAAGCCGAAGATGATATTTGTGGGCACATTCTTAGATCAGCTGAAGAGCTCGGATACACTTATCAAGAGGAATCAAGAGATTCTCGACATGCTGCCACCCGATATCAAGAAGCTATTGGTGTACGAAAATCTTGGAATGAACAATCTGATTTTTGGTCTCAACACAATCAGCCGAGAAGAAGATTCACTGGCCACTGCCAATAGGATTAGAATTGCTATTGAGCGCTCTATTCCGTTGAAAGTCAAAATGCCCATCTGGTGGTCCTTCTTGGATTCACTTCTCCAGAGTTTATCTGCCAGTCTCGAGCGAGGTGTACTAGGCATTGAAGAATGTCTCCAATTAGCCACTCGATTTGGTTATGTGCTCAAAGATCTTGAAGCTGCTCTGGTCTTCTTTGACAGCGTGTGTATAGCGCACTACTATCCCTCCATTCTCCccaacacagtgtttgtggatgCCCAGATTCCACTAGACAAGATCACCGAGCTCTCACAGCACGCCATCTCCCTGAGGGATCCTGAAGTTAAATCAaacacaggagggacagatgCCGAATGGAAGAGATTTAGAGACGAGGGCATAATCACTGTAAAGTTCCTACAATTCTTCGAGAAGCATTACATTAAAGGCATCTTTTCTCCAGAAGATATGCTGTTGATCATGAAAAAGCTTCTCGTGATTGCTCCCATTCCACTAGTGGAAGCCACTCCCTACCAAGCCGAGTTCTTCATGCCATCTCTACTCACATCGATCCCACCTGCTGAGCTAGACAAAGTTCGTTCCTCCTTCACAACATCACCCCTCGCTGTCTACTTTCGTAGTGGGTGTATTCGCTCtggagtgttttgctgtctAGTTGTGGACGTAATCAAGAGGGTGGGCTGGCAAGTTTTGCTGCCTTCAGGGAAACCAATCTGTTTTGCTAAAAATTGTATCCAGCTAAGAATTCCCAAGCACCCGTGTACCGTGGCTCTGATCGACTCATTCTCGTATATCGAAGTATACATTGACGTCCCTTTTCCTCTGCGCAAAAAACTTTGTCTTTCCATTCGCAATGAAATTTTGAACAGCATTAAATCGTCGTGTGACATGTTACATTACAACAACGACACACCCGAGACAGGCATCTTTTGCCCATGCAAGAAGAGCACTGGAAGCATACGCAAATTGCACCTTGCTGATGTCAGCGAACAGAAAGACTATTGGATATGCTCCCAGGAAGCACGTGTGTGGGGAGAGCTCACTGATGAAGGTAGAATCTGGCTGGACCATAGCGAAGGTTCTGGTGAGTACCGAGTGATTTTTATAATTAAAAAGTATATATTTTTCCCTCAATTAGGTGAATCATCCTCTGCTACGAGAGGCACTTGTACGAAGACTGAGAGAAATAGTGATCAGCAGCAAAACTCCGGTAAGTATACATAACAGCAGCTCTCTATTGAGTGGAAGAACAACATTAACTATCGTTGGTTTGATATGCATGTTGTTGTTTTAGTAATTCCTTTGTTTTGTTCAGTCCATCAATGTGGGACTCTGGCCAATGTTGTTAGTAGCACTGGATCTGGAATGAGTGATCAACAGCCTTGTTTGAGTGAGCATGTTAATTGATAAACGTACTACATGAGTGTAACTGCTGTGTCTGCTTTTCCTCAGGTAATTctgtaatggaagatgtgtgctTGAAGACggaagtacatgtgcatgttcaTGATCAGCGAAATACTTCTGGTAAGCTTTttattttgtggttttttTGTTTATAACCGTTCCCTCCTCAGACAAATCGTCTCCTGTGTTCGATATAATGAGTGATCAACATACCAGTAAGAAAATTCAACAAGTTATTTTGAGTTTGAAAGTTTACTTTTTTTCTCGGACCACATTTAGTATAACTGTTGTTTTCTTCAGGTGAATTGTcctctgttacagtaatggaagatgtgtgtaagaagactggagtgaggGACCAACAACTAGATCAAGAAATCCCTGAGAATGACATCACTCGATTTGCGGAGAAATTTCCTCAACTGCTGAGCGTGCACAAGGTAGGTAGTACTCTACATCTTAATAAGTACTTATCATCCTGACATTTTGGCAAGggaagtacatgtaagatgtTAGGTGGGGATGATGACATGTTTGTGGTATGCCAATAATCAAGAATTCATTAACATGCCCGATTATTATTGTTCACCAGAACCACTCAATTGTATTCCCATTGAGTTTCCTAGAAGGTATTTGCTATAGGGGCAATCCCCACCAAATGAAACACTGTTTATTTTACAGGCTTTGACAATTAACGATCTACAACATGTCTACGTGACTCTACATGAAAGTGCCCCTTACTGGTTGAATCTGGGATTGGCTCTAGGTCTAACTCATCCTGTTCTCAACAACATCGATACTGGCAAGCATCGTGGCGATAATCTGTCTTGCTTGCGTGAAATGCTGGTTAAGCTCCTGAGTACACAAGATGTAACATGGAGTCTCTTGTCAGACGCTCTCAAAAATCCCACAGTGAAACTCGTCAATTTAGCAGATAGCATCACAGGTAACCATTTTCAATGTTTGTGTAGTTTGCTTTATTTGTCATTTTTAGTGCTTGATATAGACAATAAATTGTAcgtattattaattttagtgataCCTTTTCTTCATGCAGTCAATCAATCCACAACTCCTAACCTGCTCGATCGACTCAGCCTCCCCCCAGCCTCCCTCGGTGAATTAACTGATGTCACACGTCGTTATGGCAATCAAGCTGGAGTGGCTCATGCATTGAGAGCGTGGCGAAGAGTGAATCCTTCCAGAGCTACCTTCAGGGCCTTGGTGGAAGTTGCCATAGGACTGAGAAGAGGAGACACTGCTACAGACATTTGTACATTCATTGTAAAGGAActgaacaaaaattaattcgTTTTTATATTGAATTGATATTTCTATTTTGTGGTGTACTGTAACATGTGCTATTAAATGCTTTTTCATAACATTGATTGTTGATCTGTGAAAAGTTAAACTGAGCATGTGCGCTGCATGCATAACTATGCGCTGCAGTGTGAGCGCTTAATTAGCAACGCCCACACAATCGAGTCCTAGTCATACTTATAATATAATAGCATTCTTGGTTAGAACCACAGTCATGTATACAGATAAGAGAGTTACGTTAACAAAGGAATTTATAAACTGTATACATAATCAATAATTAAACAGTCCGAGTGTCCATGTTGAGTTAGTAAGTTCATCTctttcttttcttcttagCATCAGCCTCATCGTCATCGTCCTGAGGTTTAGCCTTTGTCTTAGACTCCACTAGAGCAGTGGTTGTTTTCTTCATGAGATCTCTGCTCACAAACTCCTCATCGCTACCACTGTCCTCGTCTACAGGGGGGGGGTTAGAATAATACATACAAGTCTATACATTGCTTACCATAGAACATTTGTCGTGAGCCCATCTTTGGTAGGTCCACCTTCACATTGCCAGCCATACCGCCCTCGACAACATGGCGGAACTGTGACAACAGAAATACAGTGGATGTACTTTAGAATAAAAAAACAGCAACACATTACAGGCCTCGTGGATCTAAGACACagtgatttataattatgtcacagcAACTCACCTCCTCGTCCTCCATCTCCTTGTGGACAGTGTCCAGGTCCCTACTAGAGAGCTCCTCCGCTAGACTCACTAACTTGCCCTCCACACTGCTCAGCTGTTCTATCACATACTCCTCACTGTCAGGGGAGAGCTTGGGCTtcagggcatgagagtgaggctatacaggggttagggggtatgtgttggtacagggcatgagagtgaggctatacagaggttagggggtatgtgttggtacagggcatgagagtgaggctatacaggggttagggggtatgtgttggtacagggcatgagagtggggctatacaggggttagggggtatgtgttgatACAGGGCATGGGAGTGaggctatacaggggttagggggtatgtgttggtacagggtaCACAGACACAGTACTTTCTTACTGCTTTGATGTGCTGCATCTTCTCTGTGAGATGCTCCACTCCGTTGTTGACCTGTCCCAACAGTTTATTGGCACTCTTGGTTTTACTCTCACTCTCAGCACACTTCCTCTTGGCATCGTCAAGGTGACCTTGGAACTCCTCAAGCATACGCTgaccactgcacacacacacacacacacacataaaaatTAAGTAATAGCAGGAGTTCATAAGAATGAACTCCTGGTAGTTAGCTATTTGAATATGAATCCTTAATTTGCACACCACTTTCCTACGCATACTATTACtgtctgcatacatgtatagtacacGTGTGTGTATGATTCTTACGTAGACATCTTTGCCTCTCCCGAGTACTTGAGGTCCTCAAACTGTGCCTGCAGCTTCTCCCTCTCCTCCTTGAGCCGTGACACCACCTTAGTGTTCTCCTCTCTCAGCTGCTCCAAATGTCTCTTAGTGTCCCCCTGGTTCAGGAACCTATCCACCACCTCCTGGATGTCTGACACTCCAGTGGCATCTTTGATCTTGGCTAGAGCTTCTTCGTAGGATGAGATCTTTGCCTCCTGCACTTCTTGAGCTGTGTTTGTCTGTCCTATAGCcgctgtatgtgtgtgggggggtaggATTATCACAATGGttcgtatgtatgtgtgtgggggggggggtaggatTATCACAATGGttcgtatgtatgtgtgtggggggggaggatTATCACAATGGttcgtatgtatgtgtgtgggggggggggtaggatTATCACAATGGttcgtatgtatgtgtgtggggggggtaggATTATCACAATGGttcgtatgtatgtgtgtggggggaggatTATCACAATGGttcgtatgtatgtgtgtgggggggaggatTATCACAATGGttcgtatgtatgtgtgtgggggggaggatTATCACTATGGttcgtatgtatgtgtgtggggggaggatTATCACAATGGttcgtatgtatgtgtgtgggggggagggttaTCACTAtggtttgtatgtgtgtgtgtggggggaggatTATCACAATGGttcgtatgtgtgtgtgggggggggagagtaGAAATATTAATAGATATGTTCATTTTAATAGTACAGTCATACCAACGATAACTTACATAGGCCGACAGATTGAGCTACTGAAGTACGTCTCAACTGTATaacgacaataattataaggcatACAACATTACATGCCTCACTATACTCACCCTGCGATCCACTTTCTCAGCAAAGTCTTTCTTCTCGTTTGCCTGCTTCCGGTACTCAGCCAGCACtttgtctctctctctccgAGACTCAGTCATGCTCTGCTCTTGGCGAGATAACTCAGCCTATTATTGAACAGAAGTGTTTAATCGCTAACCATTTCCCCCGTTAAACACAAGGGTCAGGAAATGCCGTGGGGTGGTGGTCTCACCTTTGCCATGTCTCTGGCCAGCTGTGCATCGTTGCACATGTTTTCCAGTTCTTTCAAATCCTTGCTTCTCGTTTTGATGGCCTTCTCAAGATCAGCAATCTCCCTGTCAAATCCCAGCCTCTCCTACAGACAAGGATACAAACAGTTTCGTCTAAAACAAAGGACACACAACTATAGTACAGTAGAGAAGAGGCCACAATAATAGTATAATCTAAGCCCTGACTTACTTCCTGCAACTTTTGTAGTATAACCTCATAAGTTTTTCGAATGTGCGATGCCTCGTTGTTTTTGATGACAGCTTTGTCCAGTCTGTTCTCCAACTGCCTCAGTTGTTTAGCCTCCTCAGAATCACCCGCTGGTGTTGAAAGAATCATCTCTTCCTCCATGTCCATGTGAGATATTTGCATCTCTAGGTGAGACAGTGTTTTCTCTCGAGAGCGTTTCACGTGATGCAATGCATTGCGTTTCTTGATCATCTCACAGATAGTCTGGTCAAACTTCTTCAGTGCAGCCTCCCCAGTGAGACCGTGGAGCTCTGCCGGTATTGAAGTGTTGTGTGCTTGGAACACATCACCCACCACATCATCATCAGCCTGCAGTGAACAAAtttgtacattaattttttatggCCACAAGTATTTTGTATACAGTACGTGGCCGTAATGTGCATGTGACTTGCCTTCATTCGGTTGGATAGCTTTGTTCTGATCTGTTTATTCTCTGCCCTGAGTTGAGCGATGAGTTCCTTGTTCTGCTTGATGGCCCATTGGGAGCTCTCAGAGTAAGCCTTCCTATCTCCATCTGAGGACCAGCACACCATATATAAATATGCACATCTCTTATAGGCAGGAGGTAGCTTACCTATGAGGGCAATCCTTCTTTTGAGCTCATCAATTTCATCGGTTACATTGGAAGACATCTCTTGTTTGTTTATTGGTATTGGCTTATGTACAATTACAAGGTCTTGTACAAGTGTTGCTTAGCAACCAGTCAACTGTACGGCTTCACACCTCCTCGTTTTGAGACCGACTGTTTTCTAATTTAACAGAAGTGTTAGCTACATTAGAAAATATTCGAGTTCATGAATATTGTTATCGAAAGGTCAATATAAAAGTAAGTGGGTGGGGCCCCATTTAATATTGTAGAAATGTGAATGATGTTGTGAGCGCAGCTAGCTAGTGGATCCATCAGAAGCGATGTCTCGTTTTGGAGGGGCCGTCTACTCAAGGATCAGTTCCATGTACAGTCAGTCCAATACCATGACCGTGGAGGAGCCTCTCAGTAATGGAGGGATGAAGAAACAAGTATACAACTGCACCACACCCAACTATGAGGTACAtgagtactgtactgtgtagtTAGCGTGCACTAGGTGTTGTCCAGATGCTGACAAGGCTTAATTAAGTTGCCCCACTGTTGGAACTTGCTGTAAAATTTGCCCCACTGTTTAAATTTAAATTTAGCATAAAATTAGAAGGTAATAACCTAATTAACCTTGTAACCTTTGGTCACCTATGTACGTAGTATGATGACATGACATAGTTGAGCCCTGGTATTGAATAACCAGACTATCCATTAACCACTTGTATGGATTCAGCTCTCTAATCATGTTATgtctctccccccacacacctctaCCTAACATAGGACGCTACTGGCCTCTTCTCACAGTTACTAACAATCGACGAACAACTTACAACCTACCTGGCAAGATTTGCTAGCCCTCAGACACAAGCACAAAACCTCCTCAAAATCCTCTGTATGTGTCTGGAGCTAAGTGGTCACGGCGTGCCCTGGTTTGCACTCTCAGGTCTCCTACTGGGACTGTATTTCTACACTGGAGAAGATTTCTACTTCAATTATGGACTTAACCTTTTATCTATTCTAGTCATGGACGTTTCAGTTGTTGCTCCAATCAAGCTCCTCATCAAACGACCAAGACCTGCGTTGAATCGAGGCACTATCCCACTGAGTATATCGTCTGTGGATTGCTATGCCTTCCCCTCAGGGCATGCCTCGAGGTGTGTTGCTCTGGCCGCTCTGTTCTGCTACCTCCCTCCATTTCAAGTGTGGACTCATCTGTGGTATATCTGGGCCATTGCTGTATCACTATCACGAGTGGGCTTGGGGAGACACCACGTGCTGGACATTGGCGCTGGTGTGCTCGCTGGGCTCGTTATATTTGACCTTGTGAGACGGTTTGGACTATTAGTTGGTGTTTGATAGCACAATTGACTGACTGACTCTTGTTTGTGGTGTATGTTTTTCTCCTGTTAACATTCTATTAATAATTGTTTTGGCATTCTTGTACACAGtttgtacgtatatatattcaGTATTTTCTCTAGTCGATATTTCTTATATACAAAAAACaagttgctataataattcAAAGCTCAACTGTTAATTAGGGAAACCTTGTGGAACTCTTGGTCATGCTCATCACATGCATGCCCAGGCAATGAAGCCATTGTGGTTATAACCCACacagctatacatgcatgagaaCTTAATTATGCGTAGACACTGCATGAAAGAAAAGGTCAATAGGTGATGACAGTACACAGTAGGAAGTTAGTGAATGAGTAGGTGGACAACAATATTATGGTATCAGTTCAGAGTTCAATCTAGCGAggggtggtgggtgtggtcgaCCAGTCAGACTCTACCACGGACACATTCCTGCAGACACGAGAGGACATAGTTACTCACTGACACATGACAAACATTTACTCCCACGTTATGTATAACAATTGGAGTACCTACTAGACACTAGGTAATGAGATCACCAAAAACTAAGTATCAGCAGGAGTTGCAACAGTCAATGAATAAATACACCAACTGAGCTGAGCAGCAGCTGCAACAATACAGTGGTGGATGCAGTGCACTTACAACATCAACAGCAAACAACACTAGATTGCCAAAGAATAtcagataattattttttaggTAGAATGCACCCACCACTAAAGTAAATTCATTAGACACTATAACTGTTGCATCATATACTAAGATCACTATCTACTGTATGAGAGACCATGAAGTTTCTCTTACTAGCAGTCAGTGTGATTCTAGTGGCAACCAGTGGAGAATGTGTAGAGTTCCCCAAGCGTTTCACAGCCAATGTGATTAGCAAGAGctcgtggatccaatttcaacgataataAAATTTCTGAAAACTTAGAAACACACCTTTCAAACGGCATCATCAAATTTCTTATTTAaacgataaaagtatttggCAATTTGGCAAtacatgaataatagcccatggtccaaggccgaaaaatgacaaattatggccacGATGAacttttggattgaaacacatcatttgaaaggaaattttctaagctttccgaaaatcacaaaattttaGATATTCGATCAACGGCACTAAAGTTAATAGCTGTTGAAATAACCCCCCCCTccaaataataaattatttttcagctgccataacttgaattccgtgaatccaatttcaacgataatataattttctgaaaacttagAAACACACCTTTCAAACGGCATCATCAAATTTCTTATTTAaacgataaaagtatttggCAATTTGGCAATACATGAATaataaatagcccatggtccaaggccgaaaaatgacaaattatggccacGATGAacttttggattgaaacacatcatttgaaatgaaattttctaagctttccgaaaatcacaaaattttggataTTCGATCAACAGCActaaagttaatggctgttgaaataacccccccctcaatttaattattctttttcagctgccataacttgaattctgtggatccaatttcaacgataatataattttctgaaaacttagaaagagacctttcaaatggcgTCATCAAATTTCTTATTTAGa contains the following coding sequences:
- the LOC135342367 gene encoding polyisoprenoid diphosphate/phosphate phosphohydrolase PLPP6-like, whose protein sequence is MSRFGGAVYSRISSMYSQSNTMTVEEPLSNGGMKKQVYNCTTPNYEDATGLFSQLLTIDEQLTTYLARFASPQTQAQNLLKILCMCLELSGHGVPWFALSGLLLGLYFYTGEDFYFNYGLNLLSILVMDVSVVAPIKLLIKRPRPALNRGTIPLSISSVDCYAFPSGHASRCVALAALFCYLPPFQVWTHLWYIWAIAVSLSRVGLGRHHVLDIGAGVLAGLVIFDLVRRFGLLVGV